One segment of Coffea arabica cultivar ET-39 chromosome 7c, Coffea Arabica ET-39 HiFi, whole genome shotgun sequence DNA contains the following:
- the LOC113698427 gene encoding putative disease resistance protein RGA4: protein MGGLLRMKRKEEWQLVLKNKLSNFSGDEDGVMEILKLSFDCLPSPSIKKCFAYCSIFPKDTMMKGDMLIELWMAEGLLEADVDNQMMMEEIGMNCLRILLQSSLFEETKSYQETHYYKMHDLVHDLAESMSKSTKVINNIRYLAVDLSGGKEEREKLLKRLSTLLRTLFVKGDLSGDMLMKLKNLYVLNLSHATTQELPITIGKLTHLRYVNLSSSRIRILPNSLCKLYNLQTLALDSMYVKDLPKGMCNLISLRHLYFYTFDEKFQMPLEMGRLSCLQTLEFFNVGREKGRQIEELECLKNLKGSLSVRNLQLVKDRKAAEEANLFGKAYLFRLILVWALAWDREGDNYNYDKDVLDGLRPHPNLEELVIQRFMGDQFPRWSMDLPITLPKLARLEFYYCHRCRELLPLQNFTFLKELVIWFCRGLMSLPSDMLQSCISLQKLQVAYCGKLISFPLDLQQTPSLLELELYACPKLKTSMTPKGFGFLTSLNRLEIGPFSDDDDHENSSIYNEFDWSGLIFFSSLSSILCDLELFGLPHMESLPHQIQYLTTLTSLWLHDFGGIKALPDWFRNFAALEYLCLFGFKELRHLPSEDAMRSLTKLKVLLVYGSPLLKERCTLESSGLDSQWSKISHIQLLLISD from the coding sequence ATGGGAGGTTTATTGCGCATGAAGAGAAAAGAGGAGTGGCAGTTGGTTTTGAAGAATAAGCTTTCAAATTTCAGTGGAGATGAAGATGGTGTCATGGAAATACTTAAATTGAGTTTTGATTGTTTACCATCTCCATCCATTAAGAAATGTTTTGCATATTGTTCTATATTTCCTAAGGATACTATGATGAAAGGAGATATGCTAATCGAACTTTGGATGGCAGAAGGTTTGCTCGAAGCAGATGTCGACAACCAAATGATGATGGAGGAAATTGGAATGAATTGTCTGAGAATTTTATTACAGAGTTCGTTGTTTGAAGAAACCAAAAGTTATCAGGAAACACATTATTATAAGATGCATGATCTAGTGCATGACCTCGCAGAGTCAATGTCAAAGTCTACTAAAGTTATTAACAATATTCGTTACCTTGCAGTAGATTTATCTGGTggcaaagaagaaagagaaaaacttTTGAAGAGGCTATCAACTTTGCTTCGTACATTGTTTGTAAAGGGTGACCTATCTGGTGATATGTTAATGAAGTTGAAGAACTTGTATGTTTTGAATTTGTCTCATGCAACAACTCAAGAGCTACCGATCACTATTGGCAAATTGACACATTTGCGATATGTTAACCTTTCGAGTTCTAGAATCCGTATTTTGCCAAACTCCCTTTGCAAGCTTTATAATTTGCAGACATTGGCACTAGATAGCATGTATGTCAAAGATCTTCCAAAGGGGATGTGCAATTTGATTAGCTTGAGACATCTATACTTTTACACCTTTGATGAAAAATTTCAAATGCCACTAGAGATGGGACGACTATCTTGCCTTCAGACACTAGAGTTCTTTAATGTGGGTCGAGAAAAGGGTCGACAAATTGAAGAGCTTGAATGCTTGAAAAACCTCAAAGGCAGTTTAAGTGTACGCAATCTTCAACTAGTAAAGGATAGGAAAGCAGCGGAGGAAGCAAATCTATTTGGAAAGGCATATCTATTTAGGCTGATACTTGTGTGGGCCTTGGCTTGGGATCGAGAAGGTGACAACTACAACTACGACAAAGATGTGTTAGATGGCCTTAGGCCTCATCCAAATTTGGAGGAGTTGGTAATTCAACGTTTTATGGGTGATCAATTTCCTCGATGGTCAATGGATTTGCCAATAACACTTCCCAAGTTAGCGCGTTTGGAGTTTTATTATTGCCACAGATGTAGAGAACTCCTTCCCTTGCAAAACTTTACGTTTCTTAAAGAGCTAGTGATTTGGTTTTGCCGTGGGTTAATGAGTCTACCCAGTGACATGCTACAGTCTTGTATCTCTCTCCAAAAGCTTCAGGTGGCTTATTGCGGCAAGCTTATCTCCTTTCCGCTTGATTTGCAACAAACACCTTCTCTTTTAGAGTTGGAATTATATGCGTGTCCCAAACTGAAAACAAGTATGACGCCCAAAGGATTTGGTTTCCTAACCAGCTTAAATCGCCTTGAAATTGGTCCCTTCTCAGATGATGATGACCatgaaaattcttcaatttacaaTGAATTTGATTGGTCTGGATTGATATTCTTCTCTTCTTTATCATCCATACTATGTGATCTAGAATTATTTGGGTTGCCACACATGGAGTCCCTACCACATCAGATCCAATACTTGACCACTCTCACGTCACTTTGGCTACATGACTTTGGAGGTATAAAAGCTCTGCCAGATTGGTTTAGAAACTTTGCTGCTCTTGAATACCTATGTTTATTTGGTTTCAAAGAGCTTCGACATTTACCCTCTGAGGATGCCATGAGAAGTCTCACCAAACTAAAAGTTCTACTGGTTTATGGTTCTCCTTTGTTAAAAGAAAGGTGCACTCTTGAGAGCAGCGGCCTCGATTCCCAGTGGTCCAAAATTTCTCATATTCAACTCCTATTAATAAGCGATTAA